Proteins from a genomic interval of Molothrus ater isolate BHLD 08-10-18 breed brown headed cowbird chromosome 10, BPBGC_Mater_1.1, whole genome shotgun sequence:
- the LOC118690345 gene encoding uncharacterized protein LOC118690345 has translation MQQPDMSESSSGLTTSNQKFLNSYSSCCSILRDAHNILPVLPQNRGTLGQNWDSRLPFPLPSDSFKYLGWCDIEEHGVRGNQLLCPRVREGPSEEELFFRKEEHTLKRRKQVTDTEKWEKRLQENWENCAELNLSFQDLGDLYQVENLKRILHRLIRVEKLWLVDNSLTDLSAIRLPRCRELNVNKNHFTSFKQLPKIPQIQHLSLAENNITSLSGISDFRHTPLESLILRRNPCEFQERYRQLVFSNLPNLKILDGIPKLPEDCSPPEARFFYRMCTIL, from the exons TTCCTCAGGTCTGACTACAAGCAACCAGAAGTTCTTGAACTCCtactcctcctgctgctccatcctgagGGATGCCCACAATATTCTGCCAGTTTTACCCCAAAACAGAGGAACCCTCGGGCAGAACTGGGACTCCAGGCTCCCTTTCCCA CTTCCCTCTGACTCCTTCAAGTACCTTGGCTGGTGTGACATAGAGGAACACGGCGTGCGAGGGAATCAGCTCCTCTGCCCCCGAGTGAGGGAAG GGCCCTCAGAAGAAGAGCTGTTTTTCAGGAAAGAAGAGCATactctgaaaagaagaaaacaagtaaCTGAcacagagaaatgggaaaagaggCTGCAAGAGAACTGGGAAAACTGTGCT GAGCTGAACCTTTCCTTCCAGGACCTGGGTGATCTTTACCAGGTGGAAAACCTCAAAAGAATCCTCCACAGATTAATTCGGGTGGAAAAGCTTTGGTTGGTGGACAATTCCCTGACAGACCTCAGTGCCATAAGGTTGCCAAG ATGCAGAGAgctaaatgtaaataaaaaccACTTTACATCCTTCAAACAGCTGCCAAAGATCCCTCAGATTCAGCACTTATCTCTTGCTGAAAACAACATCACGAGCCTGAGTGGGATTTCAGACTTCAGGCACACCCCACTGGAATCCCTCATCCTCAGGAGGAATCCCTGTGAGTTCCAGGAAAGATACAGACAGCT AGTGTTCTCCAATTTGCCAAACCTGAAAATACTGGATGGCATCCCAAAACTGCCAGAGGACTGCTCACCCCCTGAGGCCAGGTTTTTTTACAGAATGTGTACCATACTCTAG